The following proteins are co-located in the Mobula hypostoma chromosome 4, sMobHyp1.1, whole genome shotgun sequence genome:
- the LOC134345046 gene encoding alpha-1,4-N-acetylglucosaminyltransferase-like → MIDNEQNSSLSFILQVNPKKEKYWTHILADGCRLALIWKYGGIYLDTDIISLRFMPFHNFTCPQSPDLFSNEAISFHYKHHSFLWNCMEDFAAHYSVGIWGHQGPQLILRVVKRWCNTSKLATFIGNQCNGISIRITNRFYPVPYPAWERYYAPWNKEHIEQAFSDTYGALVCNFMNNDKKRKVVAGSGLLMEHLFQLHCPTTYKNLIQSSNSTA, encoded by the exons atgattg ATAATGAACAAAACTCTTCCTTGTCATTTATTCTACAGGTAAATCCAAAAAAGGAGAAATATTGGACTCATATACTTGCTGATGGATGCAGGTTAGCGTTGATCTGGAAATATGGAGGCATTTACCTGGATACTGACATTATATCACTGAGGTTTATGCCATTTCATAACTTTACCTGTCCACAAAGCCCAGATCTTTTCAGTAATGAAGCAATCAGTTTCCATTACAAGCACCATAGCTTTTTGTGGAATTGCATGGAAGATTTTGCGGCCCATTACAGTGTAGGTATTTGGGGTCACCAAGGTCCTCAACTGATTTTACGTGTGGTGAAGAGATGGTGCAATACTAGTAAACTAGCCACCTTCATTGGCAATCAATGCAATGGCATCTCTATACGGATCACAAACCGTTTCTATCCAGTCCCATATCCAGCATGGGAGAGGTACTATGCACCCTGGAATAAAGAGCATATAGAACAAGCCTTTTCAGATACGTATGGAGCACTTGTCTGTAACTTTATGAATAACgacaagaaaagaaaagttgttGCTGGAAGTGGATTATTAATGGAACATCTTTTCCAGTTGCATTGTCCAACTACATACAAAAATTTAATTCAATCCAGCAATAGTACAGCATGA